The Borrelia hispanica CRI genome has a window encoding:
- a CDS encoding GHMP family kinase ATP-binding protein: MDMINFSVPGNLLLMGEYSILEENGFGLAIAIDERAYFSFKQSDKWRFFAKRTKIDGFTLIESNDDFIFKMFSYLKYYYFNNLEVFPFDVYVDTSNFFLNSGVKKGFGSSAVVAVGIVCGIYLILNGGKNFLKDKIFMYCLEAYRYAQGGMGSGYDIATSLFGGVVMFRGGNSPKYELLDKICFDNFYLMKGPGPVKTTNAIIRYNGYRDSLVSFMRDVNIVMENIILNVSNSTHCLLSSLKLARNIGLEIGKRIGISAELPLNLSYLKDECTLIKALGAGNETFLVYNPNFEVFKQFDIEPINLDLVGVKFH, from the coding sequence ATGGATATGATAAATTTTTCAGTGCCTGGTAATTTGCTTTTAATGGGTGAATATTCTATTTTAGAAGAAAATGGTTTTGGTCTTGCAATTGCAATTGACGAGAGAGCTTATTTTTCTTTTAAACAAAGTGATAAATGGCGTTTTTTTGCTAAAAGAACTAAAATTGATGGTTTTACTTTAATAGAAAGTAATGATGATTTTATTTTTAAGATGTTTAGCTATTTAAAGTATTATTATTTTAATAATTTAGAAGTTTTTCCCTTTGATGTTTATGTTGATACAAGTAATTTTTTTTTAAATAGTGGTGTTAAGAAAGGATTTGGGTCGAGTGCTGTTGTTGCTGTTGGGATTGTATGTGGAATTTATTTAATTTTAAATGGTGGTAAAAATTTTCTTAAAGATAAAATTTTTATGTATTGCCTTGAAGCTTACAGATATGCTCAAGGGGGTATGGGTAGTGGGTATGATATTGCTACAAGTCTTTTTGGAGGTGTTGTTATGTTTAGGGGAGGTAATTCTCCGAAATATGAGCTTTTAGATAAAATATGTTTTGACAATTTTTATCTAATGAAAGGTCCAGGTCCCGTTAAAACTACTAATGCTATCATTAGATATAATGGATATAGAGATTCTTTGGTGAGTTTTATGCGAGATGTTAATATTGTAATGGAAAATATTATTTTAAATGTTAGTAATTCTACTCATTGTTTACTGTCTAGTTTAAAGTTGGCAAGAAATATAGGCTTGGAAATTGGGAAGAGAATAGGAATTTCTGCTGAGTTACCTTTAAATCTTTCTTATCTTAAAGATGAATGTACTTTGATTAAGGCTTTGGGTGCTGGGAATGAAACTTTTTTAGTCTATAATCCAAATTTTGAAGTTTTTAAACAATTTGATATTGAACCTATAAATCTAGATTTGGTTGGTGTTAAATTTCATTAG
- the mvk gene encoding mevalonate kinase, translating to MFIIKKSSKILFLGEHSAVYGFPVIGTTIPFYMYLVYTFSTYWRYLGEPSFKIDEIISFINRNFSKVRPIEFLIFSQIPVGLGFGSSASLSLCFAEYIVSHDEYNAYDKILLAREIENIFHGKSSGMDILLVELNGTFYLENKNGIFSYKKIEFCNFYFLVGAVKRECETSKIISDLNYKISVENSQFDIIEKLGYIVENSYAAFKKQDIDLLANNVNIANNYLDSLGLSSNILNYIIARGREFKAVAGKLSGAGRGGAFILLFKDKNDAMFCLEKLDKDLKENNINLIFKLHLFKS from the coding sequence ATGTTTATAATAAAAAAATCTTCCAAAATATTATTTTTAGGTGAACATAGTGCTGTTTATGGCTTTCCAGTAATTGGTACTACGATACCTTTTTATATGTATTTAGTTTATACTTTTTCTACTTATTGGAGATATTTGGGGGAGCCTTCTTTCAAAATAGATGAAATAATATCCTTTATTAATAGAAACTTTAGTAAAGTTAGGCCTATTGAATTTTTAATATTTTCTCAAATTCCAGTTGGTTTGGGATTTGGTTCTTCTGCCAGTCTTAGTTTATGTTTTGCTGAATACATTGTAAGTCATGATGAATATAATGCTTATGATAAGATTTTATTAGCAAGAGAAATTGAAAACATTTTTCATGGTAAATCTTCTGGTATGGATATTTTACTTGTTGAATTAAATGGGACTTTTTATTTGGAAAATAAAAATGGTATTTTCAGTTATAAAAAAATAGAATTTTGTAATTTTTATTTTTTGGTTGGTGCTGTCAAAAGGGAATGTGAAACAAGTAAGATAATATCTGATTTAAATTATAAAATTTCTGTTGAGAATAGCCAATTTGATATTATTGAAAAGCTTGGTTATATTGTTGAGAATTCTTATGCTGCTTTTAAGAAACAAGATATTGATTTGTTAGCAAATAATGTTAATATTGCCAATAATTATTTAGATTCTTTAGGATTGTCTTCAAATATACTTAATTACATAATAGCAAGGGGAAGGGAGTTTAAGGCTGTTGCTGGAAAATTGAGTGGTGCTGGTAGAGGAGGGGCTTTTATTTTGCTTTTTAAAGATAAAAATGACGCTATGTTTTGTTTAGAGAAATTGGATAAGGATTTAAAGGAAAATAATATTAATTTAATTTTTAAACTTCACTTATTTAAGTCTTAG
- a CDS encoding CAP domain-containing protein, which produces MQKKIPIIILFLTSQCALMGTNKDLTFLYSDIHKLRDNLNLKKLEVDKTLETVAKEYAINLDKNDVLTHTLFGTTPMQRVSKYDKNFCRIREILAAKMEVQDVTNAWLQSPKHKEALINKDTSKIGGYVLRTKDNKNIFVVLFGEKCKRI; this is translated from the coding sequence ATGCAAAAAAAAATTCCTATCATTATTTTATTCCTTACAAGTCAATGTGCACTCATGGGCACCAATAAAGACTTAACTTTTCTTTACTCAGATATTCATAAATTAAGAGATAATTTAAATTTAAAAAAACTAGAGGTAGATAAAACCCTTGAAACTGTAGCAAAAGAATATGCAATAAATTTAGATAAAAATGACGTATTAACACATACACTATTTGGAACAACTCCTATGCAACGAGTAAGCAAATATGACAAAAATTTTTGCAGAATAAGAGAAATTTTAGCAGCAAAAATGGAAGTTCAAGATGTAACTAATGCATGGCTTCAAAGTCCAAAACACAAAGAAGCTCTAATAAATAAAGATACAAGCAAAATAGGCGGGTATGTATTACGCACAAAAGATAACAAAAATATATTTGTGGTTCTTTTTGGAGAAAAATGTAAAAGAATTTGA